A window from Longimicrobiaceae bacterium encodes these proteins:
- a CDS encoding DUF4097 family beta strand repeat-containing protein produces the protein MRVRMLFTAALPLAALAVTAVGAAAQDNGQQSSSADWVARCQRGDSGWGNNRGSVHCEVREARLAATGGTISVDARENGGVSVRGWDRNEVLVQERIQTRGTSDADARAIAQQIRVETGGSRVHATGPRTDRNRQWSVSYEVFVPRRSNLALVTTNGPIALRDVSGDVRMDATNGPMTVSGVSGNVRGRTTNGPLRVELSGARWSGSGLDLETTNGPVTLSMPPRFAAHLEAGTTNGPMRVDFSVTVQGRINSRISSDINGGGPTIRVVTTNGPVSIRTAGAAGTM, from the coding sequence ATGCGCGTTCGGATGCTCTTCACGGCGGCGCTGCCGCTGGCGGCTTTGGCGGTGACGGCGGTTGGCGCCGCCGCGCAGGACAACGGGCAGCAATCCAGCTCGGCGGACTGGGTCGCCCGGTGCCAGCGCGGCGACTCAGGCTGGGGCAACAACCGCGGCTCGGTGCACTGCGAGGTGCGCGAGGCGCGGCTGGCGGCCACGGGCGGCACGATCTCGGTAGATGCGCGGGAGAACGGCGGGGTGTCGGTGCGCGGCTGGGACCGCAACGAGGTGCTGGTGCAGGAGCGCATCCAGACCCGCGGCACGTCCGACGCGGACGCCCGCGCCATCGCGCAGCAGATCCGCGTGGAGACGGGCGGCTCGCGCGTGCACGCCACCGGCCCGCGCACCGACCGCAACCGCCAGTGGTCCGTGAGCTACGAGGTGTTCGTGCCGCGCCGCTCCAACCTGGCGCTGGTCACCACCAACGGCCCCATCGCCCTGCGCGACGTGAGCGGCGACGTGCGCATGGACGCCACCAACGGCCCGATGACGGTGAGCGGCGTGTCGGGCAACGTGCGCGGCCGCACCACCAACGGCCCCCTGCGCGTGGAGCTCTCGGGCGCGCGGTGGAGCGGGAGCGGGCTGGACCTGGAGACCACGAACGGGCCGGTGACGCTCAGCATGCCGCCGCGCTTCGCCGCGCACCTGGAGGCGGGGACGACTAACGGTCCGATGCGCGTGGACTTTTCCGTGACGGTGCAGGGCCGTATCAACAGCCGCATCTCCAGCGACATCAACGGCGGCGGCCCCACCATCCGCGTGGTCACCACCAACGGCCCCGTCTCCATCCGCACCGCCGGCGCCGCCGGGACGATGTAG
- a CDS encoding amino acid adenylation domain-containing protein has translation MLASIWSDVLGVERVGASDSFFELGGHSLLATRVISRIRDAFAAEVPLRALFEAPTLAGLAARIEAEMREAAGAAVPPLVPVSRDGPVPLSFAQERLWFIDQMQPGSVAYNMPTALRLGGDLHVRALERALGEIVRRHEVLRVRFHSDGDRPVQLFAPADGFTLHVEDLSTLEPSSRDAEAARLAEADARTPFDLAAGPLFRARLLRLADDEHVLLVAMHHAVSDGWSMDVFSRELFALYAAFSEGLPSPLPELAVQYADYAVWQRAWLAGGELERQLGYWRERLAGAPAVLELPTDHPRPAVQSFRGGEHVFALPRELGERMRAVARASDATPFMAMMAAWQVMLAKLSGQDDVVVGTPIANRTRGETEPLIGYFANTLALRTDVGGDPSFREVLGRVREATLGAYAHQDLPFEKLVEELKVPRDLSHSPVFQVMFSYQDVAIRGAEAAEGLAVSGDTATLGTAKFDLTLALMDHGGEVVGALEYASDLFDAATAERIAGHFATVLAAVTEDADAPLSRVSLLAGDERTRVLEDWNATATDYPRAASIHALFAAQAAATPDALAIEFGASHLSYAELDALSSRLATHLRSLGVGIESRVGVSMERSAEFVVTLLAILKTGAAYVPLDPSYPADRLAFMLDDSQIGVLLVEDALPEALASFTGTIISLSGDAERIAAESPASPEISVFPESLAYVVYTSGSTGKPKGIGIPHQAVVRLVRESNYVQLISDDRVAQVSNASFDAATFEVWGALLNGASLIGIDRDVTLSPERFVMALREMRIGTMFLTTALFNQIAREIPDGFSSLDNVLFGGEAVDPSAVRAVLHAGGPTRLLHVYGPTESTTFATWHQVDAVDEDAGTVPIGAPLSNTTTYVLDREMQPVPVGVTGELYIGGDGLARGYLGRAGLTAERFVPNPFIGGQRLYKTGDAVRWNASGAIEFVGRLDEQVKIRGFRIELGEIEAALSSHASVRDVTVIAGEDVPGNKRLVAYVVASTESVDVDAAVLRAHLTASLPEYMVPSAFVTLDALPLTPNGKVNRRALPAPELSADAESYVAPRNAAEEVVAGVWSEVLGVERIGVHDNFFEMGGHSLLATQVVTRIRNAFGSQLPLRALFEAPTVAGLAAKVEAARADTAPAAMPPVTPAPRDGEIPLSFAQERMWFLDQMEPGTATFNMPAPLLIHGPLDAAALERALGGVVQRHESLRTSFPQVGGKPVQRISPAGPAALPVLDLAHLPETERRRELDRLTAEDVRAPFDLASGPLFRARLIRLTEDEHALLLNVHHAVSDGWSTGVLMTDLDALYAAFRDGRASPLAPLPVQYADFAVAQRAWLTGEVLETQLGYWRDRFATLPAPLDLPTDRPRPAVQTHRGGLERFRLPAELADALDALARREGATLFMVLLAAFKLLLSRYTGQADVTVGTPIAGRTRPELEGLVGLFLNTLALRTDLSGDPDFRALLARVRETTLGAYGHQDVPFERVLEEEKPPRSLSHTPLFQVMFNMTNFGRLGGGGGTPALHAEQMPPPEGLDSKFDMTLYVDRNPSGVGIELIYNADLFDAARMREMLGQLRSVLEQAVRDPAAPAATLSLVTPDAREVLPDPTAPIEPVWNGAVHEMVSASARTFADRVSVRDREGEWTYAELEMRTNRLARHLAESGIGAGDVVAVYAHRSAALTWALLGILKAGAAFVILDPAYPAARLAERASMAQPRGWITIEAAGEIPETLQQTVDALAPACRVTLSMDDAHPDSLLLAGYPADAPMIDVDPDTLAYLAFTSGTTGAAKAVMGTHGPLSHFFAWHRDTFAFGADDCVSMLGGLSHDPLLRDVFAPLVAGGTSCIPDPDRMAEPGWLAAWMAREAVTVAHLTPAMGQLLASASGDAGLPTLPHLRLAFFGGEMLSRRDAARIREMAPGARCINFYGATETPQAMAWHQVAPSPEREVLPVGRGIDGVQLLLLTPSGALAGIGETGEVAIRTPYLARGYLGDPELTAAKFAPNPLSELPGDRIYRTGDLGRYLPNGEVEMLGRADAQVKVRGFRVELGEVEAALARHPSVRDAAAALRETAAGRTVLVGYVVAAGEPPTAAELRRHMGEQLPDYMVPAAFVLLDAMPVTANGKVDRRALPAPEATGGEADYVAPRDETEESLAAIWAEVLRVERVGVEDNFFALGGHSLLATQVVARIQQAHDIPVPLRTFFEGPTIAALAQFLRDAELAALAAMMDDLDALTDDEIAALLAAEAAGTEPEG, from the coding sequence CTCTTCGCCCCCGCGGACGGCTTCACGCTGCACGTGGAAGACCTCTCCACGCTGGAACCCTCGTCGCGCGACGCCGAAGCCGCGCGCCTCGCCGAGGCCGACGCGCGCACGCCGTTCGATCTGGCCGCGGGCCCGCTCTTCCGCGCCCGCCTGCTCCGCCTCGCCGACGACGAGCACGTGCTGCTCGTCGCCATGCACCACGCGGTGAGCGACGGCTGGAGCATGGACGTCTTCTCGCGCGAGCTGTTCGCGCTGTATGCCGCGTTCTCGGAAGGACTTCCGTCGCCGCTGCCGGAGCTGGCGGTGCAGTACGCCGACTACGCCGTGTGGCAGCGCGCGTGGCTGGCCGGCGGCGAGCTGGAGCGTCAGCTCGGCTACTGGCGCGAGCGGCTGGCCGGCGCGCCCGCCGTGCTGGAGCTTCCCACCGACCACCCGCGCCCCGCGGTGCAGAGCTTCCGCGGCGGCGAGCACGTCTTCGCCCTTCCGCGCGAGCTGGGCGAGCGGATGCGCGCCGTGGCCCGCGCGAGCGACGCCACGCCGTTCATGGCGATGATGGCCGCGTGGCAGGTGATGCTCGCTAAGCTGTCCGGCCAGGACGACGTCGTCGTCGGCACGCCCATCGCCAACCGCACGCGCGGCGAGACCGAGCCGCTGATCGGCTACTTCGCGAACACGCTGGCGCTGCGCACCGACGTGGGCGGCGACCCGTCGTTCCGTGAGGTGCTGGGCCGCGTGCGCGAGGCCACGCTGGGCGCGTACGCCCACCAGGACCTCCCGTTCGAGAAGCTGGTGGAGGAGCTGAAGGTGCCGCGCGATCTGTCGCACTCGCCGGTGTTCCAGGTGATGTTCTCGTACCAGGACGTCGCCATCCGCGGCGCCGAGGCGGCCGAAGGGCTCGCCGTGAGCGGCGACACCGCCACGCTGGGCACCGCCAAGTTCGACCTCACCCTCGCGCTGATGGACCACGGCGGCGAGGTCGTGGGCGCGCTGGAATACGCCTCGGATCTCTTCGACGCCGCCACGGCGGAGCGCATCGCTGGCCACTTCGCCACTGTCCTCGCAGCCGTCACCGAAGACGCGGACGCGCCGCTCTCGCGCGTCTCCCTGCTCGCGGGCGATGAGCGGACGCGCGTGCTGGAAGATTGGAACGCGACCGCGACGGATTACCCGCGCGCCGCATCCATCCACGCGCTCTTCGCCGCCCAGGCCGCCGCGACGCCTGACGCGCTCGCCATCGAGTTCGGCGCATCGCATCTCTCGTACGCCGAGCTGGACGCGCTCTCCAGCCGCCTCGCGACCCACCTCCGCTCGCTCGGCGTCGGCATCGAAAGCCGCGTCGGCGTGTCGATGGAGCGCTCGGCGGAGTTCGTCGTCACGCTGCTCGCGATCCTCAAGACCGGCGCCGCGTACGTCCCGCTCGACCCGAGCTACCCGGCTGATCGTCTCGCCTTCATGCTGGACGATTCGCAGATCGGCGTGCTCCTCGTGGAAGATGCGCTCCCGGAAGCCCTCGCATCTTTCACTGGCACCATCATCTCGCTGTCTGGAGATGCCGAGCGGATCGCGGCGGAGAGCCCCGCATCTCCCGAAATCTCCGTCTTCCCCGAATCGCTGGCATACGTCGTCTACACGTCCGGCTCCACGGGCAAGCCGAAGGGGATCGGCATCCCGCACCAAGCCGTCGTGCGCCTGGTCCGCGAGAGCAACTACGTCCAGCTCATCTCGGATGATCGTGTCGCGCAGGTCTCCAACGCCTCGTTCGACGCTGCGACCTTCGAGGTCTGGGGCGCGCTGCTCAACGGCGCCTCGCTCATCGGCATCGACCGCGACGTGACGCTGTCTCCGGAGCGGTTCGTGATGGCGCTTCGGGAGATGCGGATCGGGACGATGTTCCTGACCACCGCGCTGTTCAACCAGATCGCACGGGAGATTCCGGACGGCTTCTCATCGCTCGATAACGTGCTGTTCGGCGGCGAGGCGGTCGATCCGTCCGCCGTGCGCGCGGTGCTGCATGCGGGCGGACCGACGCGTCTGCTGCACGTCTACGGTCCGACGGAGAGCACGACGTTCGCGACGTGGCATCAGGTCGATGCGGTAGATGAAGACGCGGGGACGGTTCCGATCGGCGCGCCACTGTCGAACACGACGACGTACGTGCTCGACCGCGAGATGCAGCCGGTGCCGGTGGGCGTGACGGGCGAGCTGTACATCGGCGGCGACGGTCTGGCGCGCGGCTATCTGGGCCGTGCGGGGCTGACGGCGGAGCGGTTCGTCCCGAATCCGTTCATCGGAGGCCAGCGGCTGTACAAGACGGGAGATGCGGTCCGGTGGAACGCGTCCGGAGCCATCGAGTTCGTTGGGCGGTTGGACGAGCAGGTGAAGATCCGCGGCTTCCGCATCGAGCTGGGCGAGATCGAGGCGGCGCTGTCGTCGCACGCGTCCGTGCGCGACGTGACGGTGATCGCGGGGGAGGACGTGCCAGGCAACAAGCGGCTCGTGGCGTACGTGGTCGCATCTACCGAATCGGTAGATGTGGATGCGGCGGTGCTGCGTGCACATCTCACGGCATCGCTGCCGGAGTACATGGTGCCGAGCGCGTTCGTGACGCTGGACGCGCTGCCGCTCACACCGAACGGCAAGGTGAACCGCCGCGCCCTCCCCGCGCCCGAGCTTTCGGCGGATGCGGAGTCGTACGTCGCGCCGCGCAACGCTGCGGAGGAGGTAGTGGCGGGCGTGTGGAGCGAGGTTCTAGGCGTGGAGCGCATCGGCGTGCACGACAACTTCTTCGAGATGGGCGGCCACTCGCTGCTCGCCACGCAGGTCGTGACGCGCATCCGCAACGCGTTCGGCAGCCAGCTTCCGCTGCGCGCGCTGTTCGAGGCGCCCACCGTGGCCGGCCTCGCCGCCAAGGTCGAAGCCGCCCGCGCCGACACCGCGCCTGCGGCGATGCCGCCGGTCACCCCCGCGCCCCGCGACGGCGAGATCCCGCTCTCGTTCGCGCAGGAGCGGATGTGGTTCCTGGACCAGATGGAGCCGGGCACCGCGACGTTCAACATGCCCGCGCCGCTGCTCATCCACGGCCCGCTCGATGCCGCCGCCCTGGAGCGCGCGCTCGGCGGGGTCGTGCAGCGCCACGAGTCGCTGCGCACCAGCTTCCCGCAGGTCGGCGGCAAGCCCGTGCAGCGCATCTCCCCGGCGGGCCCCGCCGCGTTGCCGGTCCTCGACCTCGCGCATCTCCCCGAAACCGAGCGCCGCCGCGAGCTGGACCGCCTCACCGCCGAGGACGTGCGCGCGCCGTTCGACCTCGCGAGCGGCCCGCTCTTCCGCGCCCGCCTCATCCGCTTAACGGAAGACGAGCACGCGCTGCTGCTGAACGTGCACCACGCCGTGAGCGACGGGTGGAGCACCGGCGTGCTGATGACCGATCTGGACGCACTCTACGCCGCCTTCCGCGACGGCCGGGCATCTCCGCTCGCGCCGCTGCCGGTGCAGTACGCGGACTTCGCCGTCGCCCAGCGTGCCTGGCTCACCGGCGAGGTGCTGGAGACGCAGCTCGGCTACTGGCGCGACCGCTTCGCCACGCTGCCGGCGCCCCTGGACCTGCCCACCGACCGCCCCCGCCCCGCCGTGCAGACGCACCGCGGCGGGCTGGAGAGGTTCCGCCTGCCCGCGGAGCTGGCCGACGCGCTGGACGCGCTGGCCCGTCGCGAGGGCGCCACGCTGTTCATGGTGCTGCTCGCCGCGTTCAAGCTCCTGCTGTCGCGCTACACCGGTCAGGCGGACGTGACCGTCGGCACGCCCATCGCCGGGCGCACGCGGCCGGAGCTGGAGGGCCTCGTCGGCCTCTTCCTCAACACCCTGGCACTGCGCACGGACCTGAGCGGCGACCCGGACTTCCGCGCGCTGCTGGCCCGCGTGCGCGAGACCACGCTGGGCGCGTACGGCCACCAGGACGTGCCGTTCGAGCGCGTGCTGGAAGAGGAGAAGCCGCCGCGCAGCCTCAGCCACACGCCGCTCTTCCAGGTCATGTTCAACATGACCAACTTCGGCCGGCTGGGCGGCGGGGGCGGCACGCCCGCGCTCCACGCCGAGCAGATGCCGCCGCCCGAGGGGCTGGACAGCAAGTTCGACATGACGCTGTACGTGGACCGCAACCCGTCCGGCGTGGGCATCGAGCTCATCTACAACGCCGACCTGTTCGACGCCGCGCGCATGCGGGAGATGCTGGGCCAGCTCCGCTCCGTGCTGGAGCAGGCCGTGCGCGACCCGGCCGCGCCCGCCGCCACCCTTTCGCTCGTCACGCCGGATGCGCGCGAGGTGCTGCCGGACCCGACGGCACCCATCGAGCCCGTCTGGAACGGCGCCGTCCACGAAATGGTCTCCGCCTCCGCGCGCACGTTCGCGGACCGCGTCTCCGTGCGCGACCGCGAGGGCGAGTGGACGTACGCGGAGCTGGAGATGCGCACCAATCGGCTCGCGCGCCATCTCGCCGAAAGCGGCATCGGCGCGGGCGACGTGGTCGCCGTGTACGCGCACCGCTCGGCGGCGCTCACGTGGGCCCTGCTCGGCATCCTCAAGGCAGGTGCGGCGTTCGTCATCCTCGATCCCGCCTACCCCGCCGCGCGCCTGGCCGAGCGCGCATCCATGGCCCAGCCGCGCGGCTGGATCACCATCGAAGCCGCGGGGGAGATCCCCGAAACGCTACAGCAGACGGTGGATGCGCTCGCGCCCGCATGCCGCGTCACGCTGTCGATGGACGATGCGCACCCCGACTCGCTGCTCCTCGCCGGGTATCCCGCCGATGCGCCGATGATCGATGTCGACCCGGACACGCTCGCGTACCTCGCCTTCACGTCCGGCACCACGGGCGCGGCCAAGGCGGTAATGGGCACGCACGGGCCGCTGTCGCACTTCTTCGCCTGGCACCGCGACACGTTCGCGTTCGGCGCGGACGACTGCGTGAGCATGCTGGGCGGCCTGTCGCACGACCCGCTGCTGCGCGACGTCTTCGCGCCGCTGGTGGCCGGCGGCACGTCCTGCATCCCCGATCCCGACCGCATGGCCGAGCCCGGCTGGCTCGCCGCGTGGATGGCGCGCGAAGCCGTCACCGTCGCGCACCTCACCCCGGCGATGGGCCAGCTCCTCGCGTCGGCTTCGGGAGATGCGGGGCTGCCCACGCTTCCGCATCTCCGCCTCGCCTTCTTCGGCGGCGAGATGCTGTCGCGGCGGGATGCGGCCCGGATTCGGGAGATGGCGCCCGGCGCGCGCTGCATCAACTTCTACGGCGCCACCGAGACTCCGCAGGCCATGGCGTGGCATCAGGTTGCGCCGTCCCCCGAGCGCGAGGTGCTGCCCGTGGGCCGCGGCATCGACGGCGTGCAGCTTCTCCTCCTCACCCCGTCCGGCGCGCTGGCCGGCATCGGCGAGACGGGCGAGGTCGCCATCCGCACGCCGTACCTGGCCCGCGGCTACCTGGGCGACCCCGAGCTGACGGCGGCGAAGTTCGCGCCCAATCCGCTCAGCGAGCTTCCCGGCGACCGCATCTACCGCACGGGCGACCTGGGCCGCTACCTGCCCAACGGCGAGGTGGAGATGCTGGGCCGCGCCGACGCGCAGGTGAAGGTCCGCGGCTTCCGCGTGGAGCTGGGCGAGGTGGAAGCCGCCCTCGCGCGCCACCCGTCCGTGCGCGACGCCGCCGCCGCGCTGCGCGAGACCGCCGCGGGCCGCACCGTCCTCGTCGGCTACGTCGTCGCTGCAGGCGAGCCCCCCACGGCCGCCGAGCTGCGGCGGCACATGGGCGAGCAGCTTCCGGACTACATGGTCCCCGCCGCGTTCGTGCTGCTGGACGCGATGCCCGTCACCGCCAACGGCAAGGTCGACCGCCGCGCCCTCCCCGCCCCTGAGGCCACCGGCGGCGAAGCGGACTACGTCGCCCCGCGCGACGAGACGGAAGAGTCGCTGGCGGCGATTTGGGCGGAGGTGCTGAGGGTGGAGCGCGTGGGCGTGGAGGACAACTTCTTTGCGCTCGGCGGGCACTCGCTGCTCGCCACGCAGGTCGTCGCCCGCATCCAGCAGGCGCACGACATTCCCGTACCGCTGCGCACCTTCTTCGAGGGCCCCACGATCGCCGCGCTCGCGCAGTTCCTCCGCGACGCCGAGCTTGCCGCCCTCGCCGCCATGATGGACGACCTCGACGCCCTGACAGACGACGAGATCGCCGCCCTCCTCGCAGCGGAGGCCGCGGGCACGGAGCCGGAGGGGTGA
- a CDS encoding DUF6766 family protein produces MRNNALTWAALALFVVSFGGQVATGERVYNQDQTSHHQPTVTLAGYLTTGHFVEATFENWESEFLQMGTYVFLTVFLVQRGSSESKKPEDEEGADEQEIDEDPRLHRNDPGAPWPVRRGGLVLKVYENSLALAFLALFTLSFLLHAAGGAKEYSAEQIAHGDAPVTLLGYLCTSQFWFESFQNWQSEFLSVIAIVVLSIFLRQKGSPESKPVHAPHRSTGSG; encoded by the coding sequence ATGCGGAACAACGCCCTGACCTGGGCCGCCCTAGCGCTCTTCGTCGTCTCCTTCGGCGGGCAGGTCGCCACCGGCGAGCGCGTCTACAACCAGGACCAGACCAGCCATCACCAGCCCACCGTGACCCTGGCCGGATATCTCACCACCGGGCACTTCGTGGAGGCCACGTTCGAGAACTGGGAGTCCGAGTTCCTGCAGATGGGCACCTACGTCTTCCTCACCGTCTTCCTCGTCCAGCGCGGCTCGTCAGAGTCCAAGAAGCCGGAGGACGAGGAGGGCGCGGACGAGCAGGAGATCGACGAGGATCCGCGCCTGCACCGTAACGACCCTGGCGCGCCATGGCCGGTGCGCCGCGGGGGGCTGGTGCTCAAGGTGTACGAGAACTCGCTCGCGCTCGCCTTCCTGGCGCTCTTCACCCTCTCGTTCCTGCTCCACGCCGCGGGTGGCGCCAAGGAGTACAGCGCGGAGCAGATCGCGCACGGCGACGCGCCGGTCACGCTGCTGGGCTACCTCTGCACCTCGCAGTTCTGGTTCGAGTCGTTCCAGAACTGGCAGAGCGAGTTCCTCTCCGTCATCGCCATCGTGGTGCTCTCCATCTTCCTGCGCCAGAAGGGCTCGCCCGAGTCCAAGCCGGTGCACGCCCCCCACCGCTCCACCGGAAGCGGCTGA